The following proteins are encoded in a genomic region of Cellulomonas sp. ES6:
- a CDS encoding DUF305 domain-containing protein, translated as MAATLTLGALLSACSTGERTTADRPDPSAASSTAATSVVHNDADVEFAQMMVLHHQGALDMAVLAEGRAQSEPVQDLAARIQFAQQPEIDLMTSWLLTWGERPVGADDAMGGMDHSGGATGMADEAQMQRLQDAGAGFDRLFLEMMIDHHAGAIAMSEAYRDRGQNEDALGLADAIIADQTAEIAEMERLLADL; from the coding sequence GTGGCAGCGACCCTCACGCTCGGCGCCCTGCTCAGCGCCTGCTCGACCGGCGAGCGGACCACGGCCGACCGGCCGGACCCCTCCGCCGCGTCCAGCACCGCTGCGACGTCCGTCGTGCACAACGACGCCGACGTCGAGTTCGCGCAGATGATGGTCCTGCACCACCAGGGCGCGCTCGACATGGCCGTCCTCGCCGAGGGTCGCGCCCAGAGCGAGCCCGTGCAGGACCTCGCCGCGAGGATCCAGTTCGCCCAGCAGCCGGAGATCGACCTCATGACCTCGTGGCTGCTGACGTGGGGCGAGCGCCCGGTCGGGGCCGACGACGCCATGGGCGGCATGGACCACTCCGGCGGGGCCACCGGCATGGCCGACGAGGCCCAGATGCAGCGGCTCCAGGACGCCGGCGCCGGATTCGACCGCTTGTTCCTGGAGATGATGATCGACCACCACGCCGGCGCGATCGCCATGTCCGAGGCCTACCGCGACCGCGGGCAGAACGAGGACGCCCTCGGGCTCGCCGACGCGATCATCGCCGACCAGACGGCCGAGATCGCCGAGATGGAGCGCCTGCTCGCGGACCTGTGA